Part of the Paenibacillus sp. YPG26 genome, CAATCTGCCAGGAAGCCCTCTCCCGCCTCATCCGGCAGCACCCGGTTGACAATCACCGCATCTGTATTGAATCCGAACAGGTTCAGATAAGTGAAGGAGCGCTTGGCTTCAGCAAGCACCATTTTCTCAGGATTGAGCACGATTCGGACCGAGGTGGTCTCCGGGTCCAGCACAATCTGCTGCATGTCTGCAAGGTCCCTTGCAAAACGCTCAATGCTGTCCATGACGTGATCGGAAGGGAGCTCAATATGGTTGACCAGCTTCGCTACAGGCCGGACGAACTTAACCAGCTTGCGTTCATAAGGGAATATCTTCTCCAGCCACCAATTCAGCACGTTGGGATAGCTGAGCAGGCGCAGCGTCTCTCCCGTCGGAGCGCAGTCCACCACCAGCACATCATAGCAGCCGCTGTCGGCATGCTTCTTGATCTGAAGCAAGCTGAACAGCTCTTCCATACCGGGAAACACCAGCATTTCCTCTGTTGTAATATCCTTCAGCTGAGCCTTATCGAGCATCGCCGACAACCAGCCCTGCACAGCTCCCCAATTATTCTCCGTCTCCCTCAGGCTGTTCACCTCCTGACCCCACAGGTTCGCGCTAATTTGTACCGGGTCAGGCCCAATAGGGACGGCCAAAGAATCCGCCAAGCTATGCGCGGCATCCGTGCTTAGGATCAGCGTCCGCTTCCCCTGCTGTGCCAGCTTGACTGCGGTTGCCGCCGCGATACTTGTCTTCCCGACGCCGCCTTTACCCGTATAAATAATAATTCTCATCCTGATCGCTCCCTTTTAGTACGATTTCGTAGTATTTACTTGTAAAAAAACCGGTGGGTAACCGGTTATTCCTCAATATTAATTTTTCTCGCAGGGCTCTTCGTCTCATAAGGCTTAACAGGCCCTTCGCTCTGGAATACCTTGGCCGCCTTAAGCAGGAGTCTCGTTAATTCCTCAAGCTCCTCGGGGGTAAAGGCTGTCTCCAGCCTTCCAAGCATCTCTTGCATCATGTGCTCCGATTCCTTGGCCAGCCGCCGTCCCTCCTGGGTCAGCGTGACGAGTCTTACCCGCTGATCCTGCGCGGATACGGCCCGGGCGATGAGTCCCTTGCGTTCAAGCCGCGTGGCAATGCTGGTCATTGAGCTCAGCGGCGCTCCCATCTCGGAGGCAAGCTCCGACATCGTCTGGTCGCCCCGAAAGAGCAGGATCAGCAGGGTGGACAGATCCGAACGGGTTACCTTTTGTTCCAAATGCAGGGTGTCAGTCAGGAATGCGAACGGACGTAAGCCGGTCTTGAGGAAGAGGTCATACAGCTGCTGCATACCGGCAACTCCTTCTAATACGATTTCGTAGTACTTCTGTTTTTATAATAATACGAACTCGTAGTAATGTCAACGGTGTGGAAATTTGGGGCTCGCACAGTGTAACCCAGCCAGCTGATTATAGCAGCAGGTTAGTCATTATATCGGTCCAGGAACGAAATCAGGGTATCATCATACTCAGCGGCATGCTTACCCATCCAGATAAGATGACCCCATGAGTCCAAAATGCACATTTGAGAATTGGGTATCCGTGCCTTCGCATAGCTTGGGTGACTTAAAGATACGAGGCGATCGTTGTGACTGTGCATGATCAGCGTTGGTGACTGAATACCCGCAAGCTCCTTAGAGTAGTCTTGTTGAGTGTGTTCCATATCGATAAAGAAACCTGAATAGGAGCGTTGGCGATTATTCATCGCCCGGAACATTTCATAGGATCGGCTGTCCAGCCGCTCTAGGATTTCCCGGTAGGATAATGTTGAAAAAGAGGACGCCATCATCTTGAACGTGAGCTTTGGCAGTAGATTGTTCATGGCGGCAAGCATGCTCCATGTTCTTTTCTCCCTCTCCGGGCTAAAGATCCGCTTCGCGACCTTGTATTCTTTATCCTCAGGCGTAAGCCATGGCTGTGTTACCGCAGATTGAAGTGTGAAGCTAGTTACTCTATCAGGGAACATAGAACAGAACACAATCCCGGTGGGGCCGCCTGCGGACACAGCAATGACATGGACTTTATCCAATGCCAGCTGATCCAATAACAATTTGTAATGAGCGCATGCTTGTCTTAAGTCCTCACTGGGTGAGGTGCGACCGTACCCTGGGCGCGAGGGAGTAACGACAGAGTAACCTGACTCTGCCAGCTTAGTATATCCGAACTCCTCTTGGCAGCCCGAGTGCCCGCCATGGAACAGTAAGATGGGGGTGCCCTTGCCATAGACCGAGTACTCAACTATGCTCTCTCCACATTTCATCACATGAACTTCCCGCTGCACGTGTTACAACCCCCTCTTCAAATAATCACGTATCTTCCCTTATCCTCTTATAGCACATACTCTTTCACAAGAGTACCGTATCGCACAACTTCGTCTCGCATTCCCCACGCTAACAGCTACTTAGCAACAGGGACACGGAAGCCTTTTACGATAAGCCAGCCCGCCAGGATCATCTCATTGGCGAAGACCGGAAGCGCCAGGATTCCACCCCACACAGAAAGTTGATCGATAACCCCGAACATTTCCAGCAAGGCAGCTAGCAAAATGAGTAATGACCCCGTTATACCCAGCAGAGGGATGAACTTAGGCACAAGTCCAGACTTATAAAAGATATAGCTGTACATCATCGTATTAATACCGAGGAAAAAGTTAGGCCCCAGCAGGAATGTCCACTCATGGATTGCATGCAGCAAGCTGCCCGATACGTGATAGAAGTCGGTATCCGGCGCGCCCGCGGCGACATACTCCTGGCTCAAGGTGAGCAGAGACAATACGCTGATGACACCGATCGTGATTACGACGGCCTCCATGAACCGGAAGCACACGTGCCATACCGCAATTGTGCGGTGATATCTTGCCAGGAAGGGGTACATCACCGTTGCGGTCCCCACCGCTGACACGACAAGAAGCAGCTCCATAATCGCCCCCAGGACCACCTGATTCGCATGCGCGGCGCCTTGAACCAGGTAATCCGAGCCGTTCAGAATCGGCCGATACAGAATAACACCGATGATAGCCGTGACGGCAGCAATTATAAACAGAACGCCTGCGATCCTTGATGCTGATTTGGCCTGAAAATCCATGGTTATCCACTCTCCTCTGAATTTTGTCCGTAAAAGAATACCTCTTCGAGCGGTAAGTTAAAGGCGTGAGCAATCCGAAAGGCCAGCTCCAGTGACGGCGAGTAGTTCCCCTTCTCGAGAGCCACGATCGTCTGTCTGGTTACCCCTACCTTGTCGGCCAGCTGCTGTTGAGTCATTTCATCATGATTGAATCGCAATCTGCGGATGTGATTGCCAACAAGAACTTTACCCATCTTATACTCCTCTTCTATAGTGATACATTCTTGACACTGAACCGGTTACGTCTGACAGAAACCCGGAGGCGATGAGGATGATGAACATAACCTCCAAGGGCCGGTCGATGACCAGGGCTCCCATAGCCAGAAGAAAACCGCCGACAAAGACAACAAATGAATTCCGGAAGGCCAGCAGATCAATCCGCTTATCCAGCTCATCCGCGAAGGCGGGCTCCTTCTCCCCTGTCGTCATCCGGAAGACGATGTTGAACATGATGCTGATCGCAATGTGCGCAGCGATGGAGATCAGCGTCAAGACCAGGACGAATGAGCCCCAATAGTGAAGCACTTCCTGTGAGCCCGGTGCCCCTTCCGGATACAGCGGGTATCTGTATAAGCAGTACACCACAAAGATAAGAACTGAACTGATTAACGACAAAATGCTTTTCTTTTCCTGATAGGTCATGAACAAAACCACCTTTGCAAAGTAAAGTATGCTAAACACAATGTATACTAAACTATACATTAAGTCAACTTTATTATACAAAAAAAGGCCGATCCCCGGTTATACCCTCTCAAGTGACAGGGGTATGACCAGCGGATCGGCTAAGGTAAAAACCGGGCGCATTATATTATTTAGACAAAATTTATTTGCCACGAGACTCCAAAGCGGTCATTGAGCCAACCGAACTTTTTGCTGAACCCATAATTACCCAACGGCATTAGAACTTGTCCACCTTCTGCAAGTTTCTCATACAGCTCATCGATTTCTTCCTCAGTATTACAAACAACATAGATGGAGAACGATGGTGTAAAGGAAAATGCATGTTTGACATTACTGTCAATACACATGAACTCCTGCCCTTTTAATGTGAACGTAGCCTGAAAAACGGTTCCTTCTTCCCCAGCTTCATTAGGACCATACCGAACAAGGCTTGTTATTTCAGAATCCTTAACGAGTGAGGTATACATGTTCATCGCTTCTTCTGCCTTGCCGTCTTGAAACATTAAGAAAGGTAATACCTTCTCCATTACACGCCCCTCCTTTAATCCTTCACTTTATAATATCCTCTGTCTTCAATTTAACTCCAGTACTTATACGAAAAGAGTAGGCTCGGCTGCTCCCTTTCATCAAATGTTCTAAGGAACATCTCAATCAGTACTCTCGCGTCGCATTGAACCAGCGTTCAGCCATCTCCTCCGGTATAGGCTGGCCAATCAGATTAGCAGACTGACTGAGCTGCCAGACTGCTTCACCCAGGTCTTCCCGTTCGGTAGTCTCGATGCCTTTGAGCACATTGAAACGTACAGTGAAAGCGGTAATCACCGCCTCTGCCTCGGCCATGCTGCGGGCCTGTGCCAAGCTTGCCAGTGCAGCATCATAAGCTTCATTAGCCAGCTTGGCCCGGCGTTTGGGCCAGGACGAGAACGGGCGTCCGAACTCGGTGGACCACCATTCGGGCTTACGCAGTTGGCTGACGGAAGCATGCCCGGTCCAAGGGCGGGCTTTGGCGCGTGCCTTCAGCTGCTGCTTCAGACGCTTGCCCGTAATCTCCTCCACATTGTATGCAATGAAGCTGTCCAGCAGCGGCCATGCGTCCAAGGACGGGAGGCTCTCCAGATCAGGCATGAACCGAAGCTCCAGATTCGTTAACCGGGTATGACGGCCTAACTGATCCAGGCCGCAGAAATTCCCCCACAGGCTCAGTGAGACCAGGTTCGGGAACCGGTCCAGGCCATCTAGCGAGATCGGCTGTCCGAGCGGCGCATTCCGCAGCGTCAGGCTTGTTACCTGGTGCAGCTCACCGAGGTCCGGCATGAAGTAAGGGGCATCTCCTCTGCGCCTCCCGGTTCGCGGCGCAAGCAGGAGTGAAGCTGGCATATCGCCAGCCGCCGAGAGACGGTTCAGGTCGCCGGATACACCCAGAAGGTAACATCCCTTCGGAAGCTTCACACCCAGCCGCCCGCCATCCGGGCCCAGTTGGATATGGAAGCTGTGCAGGTTAGCCCGGCTGGCATCCACCACTTTATCTTCGGATAGGATGGGTGTCCATATCATCTCTTCAATAGGGCGCTTCTGCGCCCAGTCCAGGAAGCCCGCGTCACTTCCTGTGTAATGCAGAAATCGCGGCCACGGCGAGCCCGCCGGTGTGGCAAAAGCATCAAATACAGTCCAGTCTATGCGCGCATCCGGCGCGACATGAAGGTCTGCCGTTGTCCCAGGCTCGGGCGGCCCGATCGAGAGACTGCCCACACCACTTCGCAGGACCAGTGTATGGCTGTCCGGACCCGTCAAGTCGATGGGATAACGGCCCTCCTCCGTATAAGAACCCTCAGAAGGACGAGTTCGGTGATCATCATTTGGCATAGCGGGCATCTCCTTTTCCACATCATATAAGACCCTAGACAATAGTACTCACCTAAATAGATTTGGTTTCGGTTGCCTTCGAATATAGAAGCCACATTATATATTGACACGTTATATATCAGTCTGATATATTAAATGCGAGGCGAGTGATACATATTTTCCCAAACCCTTTAGGAGGTCAGATGTTGAACAGTCAGGATGTTATTTTAGGCATGCTTATGAAAGAGGCCTTGACCGGCTACCAAATAAAACAGCTGCTGGAAACGGTGTTCTCTAACTTTTACAGCTCCAGCTATGGAACGATCTATCCTACCCTTGCCCGAATGGAGAAGGAAGGACTGATTACGAAGGAGAACGTGCCCCAGGACGGCAAGCCTAACAAGAATCTCATAAATATAACGCCTAAAGGGAGAGAGCGTTTTAACGCTTATTTACTAGGCCCGCTGGAAGAAGACAGCATCCGCAAGTCCGATTTCATGATGCGTCTATATTTTGGTGAATTTGTTGGCTATGACAAGGTAATTGCCTGGCTCAGGCAGGCCGAGGAGGAGTCACGCAGGAAGCTGGATCAATTGCTTGAACAGCATTCGCTCCACAAGAATGAGATGCACCCCGCACAGGTTATCTGCATCCAGATCGGGATTGAAGAGTATAAGGCTAAGCTTGCGACTATTGCCGAGGGGGTGGTGAGGCTGGAGAAGCTGATACAGGAGCAGGGCTGAACGCAGAACCGCTGAACGGCTGCGAATTACACTTTTACAGCACGATCTTACGGATAACGCATATAAAATCTGAGGAGGAAAATGATGATGAAAACGATCTTTATCACGGGGGCTTCAACGGGGATTGGCAGAGCTACAGTAAAGTATTTTGCCGAAAGAGGATGGAACGTAGCCGCGACGATGCGCTCTCCCGAGCAGGAGACGGAGTTCACTGCCATGGATAATGTGTTAGTGCTAAGGCTTGATGTGGAGCAAAAAGATACCATTGAATCCGCGGTCACGGAAGCGGTTCAGCGGTTCGGGAGAATTGATGTGCTTCTCAACAATGCCGGATATGGAACTATGGGCCTCATTGAAGCTGCTTCGGAAGAGCAGATTAGACGGCAGTTTGAAGTGAATGTGTTTGGTCTGATTAGAATGACGAAAGCTATGCTGCCGCATTTCCGGTCCAATCAAGAAGGGCTGTTGATCAACATCTCTTCTATGGGCGGGATAGTGACTTTTCCTACGATGTCCTTGTACCATGCATCCAAGTTCGCCGTGGAAGGGTTCTCCGAGTCGGTCTCCTATGAATTAGCGTCCCAGAACATCAAGGTGAAATTGATCGAACCTGGTGCGATCCAGACCGACTTTGGCAAGAGGTCAATGGAGTTCTTTTTTGACGATGGATTAATAGATTATAAGTCATTCACCACCGCATTCCGGAGCAAGTTAGGAGAAATGGAGCAGCTGTCGTCCTACGCCTCCCCTGCAGAACTGGTTGCCGAGACCATATACCAGGCGGCTACAGACGGTACCCCTAAGTTCCGGTATGTAGTTGGTGAAGATGCCAAGATGCTCATTCAGATGAAGGAAATTACCCCTGATGAGGAGTACTTGGCTAATATAAGACAGCACTTCGCTTGATCCGAAGGATACAAGGAGCCACTCCTTAGAGGATGGCTCCTTGTTATTGTTAAAATATCCCACCTGGCTGTATGATGGTGCTGTAGTTAGCATCACAAGCCTCACGCCTATGCCAGCAGCCCCCATATGTCGCCAATCCGCCTCTTCAAATAGCTAAAACGTATTGTATACATTCTCACATTCTTCCGCCGTAGGCTCATAAAAGCAATGCTTCTTCCATCGTCCCGCGAACGGCTGATTGTACCACGTTGGCGGGCAGGGTCCGGGATTCTCGAACGATCCTGGCCGGAAATACCATAGCGAGAATTTGGCTGGCCAGTTCCGTTCCCCGTTCACAGCCCGCCGTGCCAGACGGCGCTCCCTATCTCTCGCTTTTTGATAGTACAGACCATGCTGCAGTGCCTCGAACGCATGCGCCTGGTTGATCATTTGAGGAATGGTCCGTATTCCCTTGAAATCGGAGCAATTCGCTCTAATTCGGTTAATACCCACATTACCAACATGGAGCATGCCCATTTCACCCTCGGCTTCAGCCTCAGCTCTGAGCAACCTTGCCAACATATCAATATCCTGCTTCCTGGATTTCACGACTGCCATGTGCTCACCTCTTTAGGTTTCTAGACTCATCATATTGTAGGCGAAGTGGTTATGTTACATTGGCAGGATAGAAAATCACTTTATTCGAATGATTACTTTTCCCTTAGCCCTTCCGCTTTCCAGGTAATTAAATGCTTGTCCGGTATCTTCCAAACGATACACCTTATCAATAATAGGCTTAATAAGTCCTCCTTCAATGAATTCCTTTACCACCTTCAATTGTGCCCCGCTCGGTCTCATAAAGAGGAAGTGGTAGCTTGCCCGGCTCTTCTTCTCTTGAGCTTTGATCTTACGACTCGCCGCCGACAAAATGGTTGTCTTTAACCAACCCAGTTTGGCTTCTTTTCCAAATCTGGCGTTAGGCATACCGGAGATCGATACGATTTGTCCGCCTGGTTTTAGTATGCGAAATGATTTTTCCAAAGCTTCTCCACCTAAAGTATCAAAAACAGCGTCATATCCAGTAAGCATTTCTTCAAAATTTTCTTTTTTATAATTAATAATCAAATCCGCCCCTAACGATTTGACCAGCTCATAGCCCTGTTCGCTTGCTGTAGTGGCAACAAAAGCCCCCATCAGCTTAGCCAATTGAATGGCGAAGGTTCCTACACCTCCCGAACCTGCGTGAATCAATATTTTTTGACCTTTTTGAAGGTCTAATATATCCACAAAAGCTTGGTAAGTCGTAAGTCCAATCAGCGGTATCGATGCCGCCTCTTCAAAGGTCAGATTCTTCGGTTTCAGGCAAATGTCATCCGCATGAACAGCAATAAATTCGGCTATTGTTCCGATTCGATTTTTGCGGGGTCTTCCATAGACTTCATCTCCAGGTTTAAATGTTTTCACCCGGTCACCGACCCTGACTACAACGCCAGAGAAGTCATTTCCCAAAATAAGAGGAAATCTGTAATTCAACAGGTATTTCATTTTCCCTTCCTTAATTTTGTAGTCAATAGGATTTAAGCTGGCTGCATGAATTTCCACTAGCACATCATATTCTCCGATACTGGGCATTGGTTGTTCTGACATAACCAAAGGGATGTTTTTTCCGTATTTTTGGATGGCTATCACTTTCATATAGAATCACTCCATTGAGATTATTAGTTTAAACGGATGAACCAATTTGTTAAATAAAATTCCGCTTCAGCATTCGTCCAGTCTTATGGTTATCACTGGGATTCCCTGCATTCGTTCTCTACAGCAGTAATTAATGATTTAAGTTGTTCAAG contains:
- a CDS encoding TRC40/GET3/ArsA family transport-energizing ATPase; translation: MRIIIYTGKGGVGKTSIAAATAVKLAQQGKRTLILSTDAAHSLADSLAVPIGPDPVQISANLWGQEVNSLRETENNWGAVQGWLSAMLDKAQLKDITTEEMLVFPGMEELFSLLQIKKHADSGCYDVLVVDCAPTGETLRLLSYPNVLNWWLEKIFPYERKLVKFVRPVAKLVNHIELPSDHVMDSIERFARDLADMQQIVLDPETTSVRIVLNPEKMVLAEAKRSFTYLNLFGFNTDAVIVNRVLPDEAGEGFLADWRNIQKKYEEEITVNFQPLPILKAPMMRQEVVGMPVLEELADIVFGTLDPSAMLYRGRTETIREEDGEVLLELRIPFIDKADLDLTQTGDELTVNAGACKRKVILPRLLMGRQVTGAKYTEDRLIIRFGERDIQAKG
- a CDS encoding cell wall hydrolase, whose protein sequence is MAVVKSRKQDIDMLARLLRAEAEAEGEMGMLHVGNVGINRIRANCSDFKGIRTIPQMINQAHAFEALQHGLYYQKARDRERRLARRAVNGERNWPAKFSLWYFRPGSFENPGPCPPTWYNQPFAGRWKKHCFYEPTAEECENVYNTF
- a CDS encoding NADP-dependent oxidoreductase: MKVIAIQKYGKNIPLVMSEQPMPSIGEYDVLVEIHAASLNPIDYKIKEGKMKYLLNYRFPLILGNDFSGVVVRVGDRVKTFKPGDEVYGRPRKNRIGTIAEFIAVHADDICLKPKNLTFEEAASIPLIGLTTYQAFVDILDLQKGQKILIHAGSGGVGTFAIQLAKLMGAFVATTASEQGYELVKSLGADLIINYKKENFEEMLTGYDAVFDTLGGEALEKSFRILKPGGQIVSISGMPNARFGKEAKLGWLKTTILSAASRKIKAQEKKSRASYHFLFMRPSGAQLKVVKEFIEGGLIKPIIDKVYRLEDTGQAFNYLESGRAKGKVIIRIK
- a CDS encoding PadR family transcriptional regulator, producing MLNSQDVILGMLMKEALTGYQIKQLLETVFSNFYSSSYGTIYPTLARMEKEGLITKENVPQDGKPNKNLINITPKGRERFNAYLLGPLEEDSIRKSDFMMRLYFGEFVGYDKVIAWLRQAEEESRRKLDQLLEQHSLHKNEMHPAQVICIQIGIEEYKAKLATIAEGVVRLEKLIQEQG
- a CDS encoding VOC family protein, which codes for MEKVLPFLMFQDGKAEEAMNMYTSLVKDSEITSLVRYGPNEAGEEGTVFQATFTLKGQEFMCIDSNVKHAFSFTPSFSIYVVCNTEEEIDELYEKLAEGGQVLMPLGNYGFSKKFGWLNDRFGVSWQINFV
- a CDS encoding helix-turn-helix transcriptional regulator; the encoded protein is MGKVLVGNHIRRLRFNHDEMTQQQLADKVGVTRQTIVALEKGNYSPSLELAFRIAHAFNLPLEEVFFYGQNSEESG
- a CDS encoding DUF4386 domain-containing protein, with translation MDFQAKSASRIAGVLFIIAAVTAIIGVILYRPILNGSDYLVQGAAHANQVVLGAIMELLLVVSAVGTATVMYPFLARYHRTIAVWHVCFRFMEAVVITIGVISVLSLLTLSQEYVAAGAPDTDFYHVSGSLLHAIHEWTFLLGPNFFLGINTMMYSYIFYKSGLVPKFIPLLGITGSLLILLAALLEMFGVIDQLSVWGGILALPVFANEMILAGWLIVKGFRVPVAK
- a CDS encoding alpha/beta hydrolase; its protein translation is MKCGESIVEYSVYGKGTPILLFHGGHSGCQEEFGYTKLAESGYSVVTPSRPGYGRTSPSEDLRQACAHYKLLLDQLALDKVHVIAVSAGGPTGIVFCSMFPDRVTSFTLQSAVTQPWLTPEDKEYKVAKRIFSPEREKRTWSMLAAMNNLLPKLTFKMMASSFSTLSYREILERLDSRSYEMFRAMNNRQRSYSGFFIDMEHTQQDYSKELAGIQSPTLIMHSHNDRLVSLSHPSYAKARIPNSQMCILDSWGHLIWMGKHAAEYDDTLISFLDRYND
- a CDS encoding MarR family transcriptional regulator, with translation MQQLYDLFLKTGLRPFAFLTDTLHLEQKVTRSDLSTLLILLFRGDQTMSELASEMGAPLSSMTSIATRLERKGLIARAVSAQDQRVRLVTLTQEGRRLAKESEHMMQEMLGRLETAFTPEELEELTRLLLKAAKVFQSEGPVKPYETKSPARKINIEE
- a CDS encoding SDR family oxidoreductase, producing the protein MMMKTIFITGASTGIGRATVKYFAERGWNVAATMRSPEQETEFTAMDNVLVLRLDVEQKDTIESAVTEAVQRFGRIDVLLNNAGYGTMGLIEAASEEQIRRQFEVNVFGLIRMTKAMLPHFRSNQEGLLINISSMGGIVTFPTMSLYHASKFAVEGFSESVSYELASQNIKVKLIEPGAIQTDFGKRSMEFFFDDGLIDYKSFTTAFRSKLGEMEQLSSYASPAELVAETIYQAATDGTPKFRYVVGEDAKMLIQMKEITPDEEYLANIRQHFA